A genomic stretch from Thauera sp. GDN1 includes:
- a CDS encoding bifunctional enoyl-CoA hydratase/phosphate acetyltransferase: protein MKPVAAPQTIQNRTFDEIQVGDFAQLIRTLRPEDIHLFAAMSGDVNPTHVDLEYARSSQFREVVGHSMWGSTLISTVLGTEFPGPGTVYVSQGLNFWRPITIGDTLTITVTCKEKFEHNHHIIFDCLAVNQDGLKVIDGIAEVMAPTEKISRPRVVLPEVTVSDRELRYRHLLSVSAGLSPIPIAVAHPCDRESLLGPIQAARAGLVDPILVGPESRIRAVAEEQEIDIKGFRIVDTEHSHASAEVAVAMCRDGGAEALMKGSLHTDEMMSQVIKHLRTGRRISHVFLADVPTYPHPLMITDAAIMIEPTLEDKVDIIQNAIELAHILGLAEPKVAILSAVETVTSKIRSTIDAAALCKMADRGQIKGGLLDGPLAFDNAVSLVAARTKGIKSVVAGNADILVVPDLESGNMVAKQLEYLANALMAGVVLGARVPIVLTSRADTAETRTASCAVVQLMAHRKREAMKA from the coding sequence ATGAAACCCGTTGCCGCACCCCAGACCATCCAGAACCGCACGTTCGACGAGATCCAGGTAGGGGATTTCGCCCAGCTGATCCGCACCCTGCGCCCGGAAGACATCCACCTCTTCGCCGCGATGTCGGGCGACGTCAACCCGACCCACGTCGACCTCGAATACGCGCGCTCCAGCCAGTTCCGCGAAGTCGTCGGCCACAGCATGTGGGGCAGCACGCTGATCTCGACCGTGCTCGGCACCGAGTTCCCCGGTCCGGGCACGGTGTATGTGTCGCAGGGGCTGAACTTCTGGCGCCCGATCACGATCGGCGACACGCTGACGATCACCGTCACCTGCAAGGAAAAGTTCGAGCACAACCACCACATCATCTTCGACTGCCTGGCGGTGAACCAGGATGGCCTGAAGGTGATCGACGGCATCGCCGAGGTGATGGCGCCGACCGAGAAGATCTCGCGCCCGCGCGTGGTACTGCCCGAAGTCACCGTCTCCGACCGCGAGCTGCGCTACCGCCACCTGCTGTCGGTGTCGGCCGGCCTGTCGCCGATCCCGATCGCGGTGGCCCACCCCTGCGACCGCGAATCCCTGCTCGGTCCCATCCAGGCGGCCAGGGCCGGCCTGGTGGATCCGATCCTTGTCGGCCCCGAGTCACGCATCCGCGCCGTCGCCGAGGAGCAGGAGATCGACATCAAGGGTTTCCGCATCGTCGACACCGAGCACAGCCACGCCTCGGCCGAGGTCGCGGTGGCGATGTGCCGCGACGGTGGCGCCGAAGCGCTGATGAAGGGCTCGCTGCACACCGACGAGATGATGAGCCAGGTGATCAAGCACCTGCGCACCGGCCGCCGCATCAGCCACGTCTTCCTGGCCGACGTGCCGACCTACCCGCACCCGCTGATGATCACCGACGCGGCGATCATGATCGAGCCGACGCTGGAAGATAAGGTCGACATCATCCAGAACGCGATCGAGCTCGCCCACATCCTCGGCCTCGCCGAGCCCAAGGTGGCGATCCTGTCGGCGGTCGAGACCGTGACCTCGAAGATCCGCTCCACCATCGACGCCGCCGCGCTGTGCAAGATGGCCGACCGCGGCCAGATCAAGGGCGGCCTGCTCGACGGCCCGCTCGCCTTCGACAACGCGGTGTCGCTGGTCGCCGCCCGGACCAAGGGCATCAAGTCGGTGGTCGCCGGCAACGCCGACATCCTTGTGGTGCCCGACCTCGAGTCCGGCAACATGGTCGCCAAGCAGCTCGAATACCTCGCCAACGCCCTGATGGCCGGCGTGGTGCTGGGCGCACGCGTGCCGATCGTGCTCACCAGCCGCGCCGACACCGCGGAGACGCGCACCGCCTCGTGCGCGGTGGTGCAGCTGATGGCGCACAGGAAGCGCGAGGCGATGAAGGCATGA
- a CDS encoding acetate/propionate family kinase, whose amino-acid sequence MKAVLVLNAGSSSLKFALYPINGDVAAAPAVSGQVEGIGATPEITLKTADGARIHEAVPTGGSQGEQHRDALNHVFALLNRHNPALDIVAAGHRIVHGGEHYSAPTRLDEAVLRTLDTFVPLAPLHQPHNLRAVRAVATLMPDVPQVGCFDTAFHRTQPAVAQAFALPRRLSAEGIKRYGFHGLSYDYVARQLPEVIGERAKGAVVIAHLGNGASMCALRDGRSVASTMGFTAVEGLMMGTRTGSLDPGVMLYLMEQKGMDAKALTNLLYKESGLLGVSGISQDMRTLLASPAAEAREAVELFCYRIARELGSLAAAAGGLDALVFTGGIGEHAAAVREKVAALSAWMGIAIDPAANADHARRIDTPASRVAVAVVPTNEERMIARYTAETLGL is encoded by the coding sequence ATGAAGGCCGTCCTCGTCCTCAACGCCGGCTCGTCGAGCCTGAAGTTCGCGCTCTATCCGATCAACGGTGATGTCGCCGCGGCGCCGGCGGTGTCCGGCCAGGTCGAAGGCATCGGCGCCACGCCCGAGATCACGCTCAAGACCGCCGACGGTGCGCGCATCCACGAAGCGGTGCCCACCGGCGGCAGCCAGGGCGAACAGCATCGCGACGCGCTCAACCACGTGTTCGCGCTGCTCAATCGTCACAACCCGGCGCTCGACATCGTCGCCGCCGGCCACCGCATCGTGCACGGCGGCGAGCACTACAGCGCGCCCACGCGCCTGGACGAAGCCGTGTTGCGCACGCTCGACACCTTCGTGCCGCTCGCCCCGCTGCACCAGCCGCACAACCTGCGCGCGGTGCGCGCGGTGGCGACCCTGATGCCGGACGTGCCGCAGGTCGGCTGCTTCGACACCGCCTTCCACCGCACCCAGCCCGCGGTCGCGCAGGCCTTCGCGCTGCCGCGCCGGCTGTCGGCCGAGGGCATCAAGCGCTACGGCTTCCACGGTCTGTCCTACGACTACGTCGCCCGCCAGCTGCCGGAGGTGATCGGCGAGCGTGCAAAGGGCGCGGTGGTGATCGCGCACCTGGGCAACGGCGCCTCGATGTGTGCGCTGCGAGACGGTCGCAGTGTCGCGTCGACGATGGGTTTCACCGCGGTCGAGGGCCTGATGATGGGCACCCGCACCGGCAGCCTGGACCCCGGCGTGATGCTCTACCTGATGGAGCAGAAGGGCATGGACGCCAAGGCGCTGACCAACCTGCTGTACAAGGAGTCGGGCCTGCTCGGCGTGTCGGGCATCAGCCAGGACATGCGCACCCTGCTCGCCTCGCCCGCAGCGGAAGCCAGGGAAGCGGTCGAGCTGTTCTGCTACCGCATCGCCCGCGAGCTCGGCTCGCTGGCCGCGGCCGCGGGCGGGCTGGACGCGCTGGTGTTCACCGGCGGCATCGGCGAGCACGCCGCGGCCGTGCGCGAGAAGGTCGCCGCGCTGTCGGCGTGGATGGGCATCGCGATCGACCCCGCCGCCAATGCCGATCACGCCCGCCGCATCGACACCCCCGCCAGCCGCGTCGCGGTCGCCGTGGTGCCGACCAACGAGGAGCGGATGATCGCGCGCTACACGGCGGAAACGCTGGGGCTGTAA
- the ggt gene encoding gamma-glutamyltransferase: MKARTLLATAVMMAAFGALAKQPVDAGHGGAVATISHEASLAAMQILDAGGNAVDAAVAAAATLGVTDPFSCGIGGGGFMLIYSARDRRVIAIDHRELAPASFHPGIFLDAEGKAMEWKAAVPNGISVGVPGTVRGWHEALSRYGTMGLDKVLAPAIRVAEQGFTVGPNFHRINKANEAKFARFSTASALYLQDGRALPVGSVHRNPDLAQTYRAIARGGVKAFYEGPIAASMVAAVNHPPLNPGVSVIAGGLTMADLKDYEARIRQPVRSTYRGYEVYGMPAPSSGGIAIAQALNLLETFDLAAKPRAEIEHLYLEASRLAFADRNAYVADEEFVDVPRDGLLSKDYARERARQIGTTAAPGKVAAGDPYPFEDDPSVPLRPQPQPLAQESMHTTHLAVSDREGNVVAYTFTIEDWGGSGIVVPGRGFLLNNELTDFDFKGPHPNVPEAFKRPRSSMSPTIVLKDGAPAFTIGSPGGSTIITTALQTIVNHIDLGMSLADALAAPRMSQRNGDTTLIETLLGFPGSEQAKALEAKGHTWRETEQIGAANGIRFNADGTVTAVSEPLRHGGGSAIVQKQ, encoded by the coding sequence ATGAAAGCACGCACCCTCCTCGCCACCGCGGTCATGATGGCCGCCTTCGGCGCGCTCGCGAAGCAGCCGGTCGACGCCGGCCACGGCGGCGCGGTCGCCACCATCTCCCACGAAGCCAGCCTGGCGGCGATGCAGATCCTCGACGCCGGCGGCAACGCGGTCGACGCCGCGGTCGCCGCCGCGGCTACGCTCGGCGTCACCGATCCCTTCAGTTGCGGCATCGGCGGCGGCGGCTTCATGCTGATCTATTCGGCAAGAGACAGGCGCGTGATCGCCATCGACCACCGCGAGCTCGCCCCGGCGAGCTTCCATCCCGGCATCTTCCTCGATGCCGAGGGCAAGGCGATGGAGTGGAAGGCGGCCGTGCCCAACGGCATCTCGGTCGGCGTGCCCGGCACGGTGCGCGGCTGGCACGAGGCGCTGAGCCGCTACGGCACGATGGGCCTGGACAAGGTGCTGGCGCCGGCGATCCGCGTCGCCGAGCAGGGCTTCACGGTCGGCCCCAACTTCCACCGCATCAACAAGGCCAACGAGGCGAAGTTCGCGCGTTTCTCGACCGCGTCCGCGCTCTACCTGCAGGACGGCAGGGCGCTGCCCGTGGGCAGCGTGCACCGCAACCCGGATCTCGCGCAGACCTACCGCGCCATCGCACGCGGCGGCGTGAAGGCCTTTTACGAGGGACCGATCGCCGCGAGCATGGTGGCGGCGGTGAACCATCCGCCGCTCAATCCGGGCGTCAGCGTGATCGCCGGCGGCCTGACCATGGCCGACCTCAAGGACTACGAGGCGCGCATCCGTCAGCCGGTGCGCTCGACCTACCGCGGCTACGAGGTGTATGGCATGCCCGCACCCTCGAGCGGCGGCATCGCGATCGCGCAGGCGCTCAACCTGCTCGAGACCTTCGACCTCGCCGCCAAGCCGCGCGCCGAGATCGAGCACCTCTACCTCGAGGCCTCGCGCCTGGCCTTCGCCGACCGCAACGCCTACGTCGCCGACGAGGAGTTCGTGGACGTGCCCAGGGACGGCCTGTTGTCCAAGGACTACGCTCGTGAGCGTGCGCGGCAGATCGGCACGACGGCCGCGCCGGGCAAGGTCGCGGCGGGCGACCCCTACCCCTTCGAGGACGACCCGTCGGTGCCGCTGCGCCCGCAGCCGCAGCCGCTCGCGCAGGAGTCGATGCACACCACCCACCTAGCGGTGTCCGACCGCGAGGGCAACGTGGTCGCCTACACCTTCACCATCGAGGACTGGGGCGGCAGCGGCATCGTCGTGCCGGGGCGCGGCTTCCTGCTCAACAACGAGCTCACCGACTTCGATTTCAAGGGCCCGCACCCCAACGTGCCCGAGGCCTTCAAGCGCCCGCGCTCGAGCATGAGCCCGACCATCGTGCTCAAGGACGGCGCGCCGGCGTTCACGATCGGCTCGCCGGGCGGCTCGACCATCATCACCACCGCGCTGCAGACCATCGTCAATCACATCGACCTCGGCATGAGCCTGGCCGATGCGCTCGCCGCACCGCGCATGAGCCAGCGCAATGGCGACACCACGCTGATCGAGACGCTGCTGGGCTTCCCCGGGAGCGAGCAGGCCAAGGCGCTGGAGGCGAAGGGCCACACCTGGCGCGAAACCGAGCAGATCGGCGCCGCCAACGGCATCCGCTTCAATGCCGACGGCACGGTGACCGCGGTCAGCGAGCCGCTGCGCCACGGCGGCGGCAGCGCGATCGTGCAGAAGCAGTAA